In Paraglaciecola sp. T6c, the sequence AATTTATGGTTCAGCCAGTAGGCGCGCCTAACTTCCGTGAAGCATTGCGCATGGGTGCTGAAATATTTCATAGCTTGAAAAAAGTATTATCTGCTAAAGGCTTAAGCACCGCAGTAGGCGACGAAGGTGGTTTTGCCCCTAACCTAGCGTCTAACGAAGAAGCCCTAAAAGTCATTATTCAAGCGGTTGAAAATGCCGGCTACGAAATGAATAAAGACGTAACCCTTGCCTTAGATTGTGCATCATCTGAGTTTTATGTAGATGGCAAATATGATCTTAAAGGCGAAGGTAAAGTATTTGACTCAGAAACCTTCGGTGACTACTTAGCTGACCTTGCAGCTAAATACCCTATCATTTCAATCGAAGATGGTCTTGACGAAAGCGATTGGGACGGATGGGCAAGTTTAACCAAGAAAATCGGCGACAAAGTACAACTTGTTGGCGATGACTTGTTTGTAACTAACACCAAAATCCTTAAGCGCGGTATCGATAACGGTGTAGCTAACTCGATTCTAATCAAGTTCAACCAAATCGGTTCATTAACGGAAACACTTGAAGCGATTCGTATGGCGCAAGATGCAGGCTTCACAGCGGTTATTTCTCACCGTAGTGGCGAAACTGAAGACGCCACTATCGCTGACCTAGCGGTGGGTACTGCGGCGGGTCAAATCAAAACAGGTTCATTGTGTCGTTCTGACCGTGTTGCTAAGTATAATCAACTATTGCGTATTGAAGAAGCACTAGGTGACGCTGCAACATACGGTGGACGTAAAGAAATAAAGGGTCAATAAGACCTATATCTGAAGCGCCCTAGTGCTTATTAGGGCTTTTAGATGTAAGTGGGCAGCACATGCTGCCCCTCATTTATTATGGTCACGCCTCCCGCGCAGCCCCAAGTAAATATATTCACTGACTCACATCAGCAGACTCATTTTGCTGAAATTTGCAATGCGCTTTATGAGCGTGAGCTAATGACCTTAGCGCAACACCCTTTTACTAACATCAGTTTACTACAGCGCAAGCTTGGTGGTTTACGCCATCATATTAAACGCGCCGCCTATCACTTTATTCATCATAACGGCCCGCTATTAGTGGATGTACACAATGCCAGTTGGCAAGCCAAACAAAGTGCAAATTGCATTGCTAAAAAACATGACGCTAGCAAAACTGAATCGTGGTTTACTCAATATGCCCGCTCTGGCCTGCCTGTCGCTATTTATATAAGCGATTTGAATGGCGATCACCTAGAGCTTGATTCCATTGATCGAATTGATACCGACAACCAGCGTTTACATAGTAATAAATGTGGTTGGTTCAATATGGATGGAACGAGCGTAAACACAGACCAAGCTAGCGTTGCGGCGTTTCAAAACCCTGCAAATTCACCGAACACTGCAAACAGTCAACAGCTTCTATTGCGCCCCAGCAAAGCCGTTTTTAGCGCCGCTTGCTGTGGCCACACATGGAATCACAAAGGTCGCAGCCAACCTCGCACCCTAACACTGCGCGAGTTACTTTTATCTGGCAGTATCAACTGGAAAAACTTCCGCTGAGAAAAGCCATGGGGCAAAGTCCCTTTGATAATCTGGTCGGATTAGCTTGTATTCCTATAGAAATCAAACTTATATGCAATTTTGTTCTATGCCAATTTGTTAACTAAGGTTGACGCATAAGCCGCAAAGAGTTACAAATACCGCACTGACGTTTCGAGCTTATAATAATGACATCATTACTACTATCAACTCTACTTCTGCTGGCAGCAAGACTGCACGGGTAGGTTGTAAGCGAAACGCAAACAATAACTAAAAACCCGTGCTTAGCAGCACGGGTTTTTTCGTTTAAGTGCCTAAACAAGCGCTGATCATTCAAAGAGGAAAACACATGTCCA encodes:
- the eno gene encoding phosphopyruvate hydratase — encoded protein: MSNISKIIGREIMDSRGNPTVEADVYLESGAMGRATAPSGASTGSREALELRDGDKSRYLGKGVLKAVAAINEDIAPALLGNSAFDQKKVDQIMIDLDGTENKEKFGANAILAVSLAVAKAAALDKQIPLYQHISELNGTAGKYSMPVPMMNIINGGEHADNNVDIQEFMVQPVGAPNFREALRMGAEIFHSLKKVLSAKGLSTAVGDEGGFAPNLASNEEALKVIIQAVENAGYEMNKDVTLALDCASSEFYVDGKYDLKGEGKVFDSETFGDYLADLAAKYPIISIEDGLDESDWDGWASLTKKIGDKVQLVGDDLFVTNTKILKRGIDNGVANSILIKFNQIGSLTETLEAIRMAQDAGFTAVISHRSGETEDATIADLAVGTAAGQIKTGSLCRSDRVAKYNQLLRIEEALGDAATYGGRKEIKGQ